The proteins below come from a single Cylindrospermopsis raciborskii Cr2010 genomic window:
- the leuS gene encoding leucine--tRNA ligase, with protein MESKTLYDPAAIEEKWQQLWSELGLDKTPQDKNQPKFYALSMFPYPSGSLHMGHVRNYTITDVIARLKRMQGYRVLHPMGWDAFGLPAENAAIDRGVPPAKWTYQNIDQMRQQLKRLGLSLDWEAEVATCSSDYYRWTQWIFLQFLAAGLAYQKEAAVNWDPIDQTVLANEQVDAEGRSWRSGAIVERKMLRQWFLKITAYAEELLNDLEHLPGWPERVKIMQANWIGKSTGAYLEFPIVGLREKIGVYTTRPDTVYGVSYIVLAPEHPLTKMVTNAEQKAAVEAFIAEVSSQSELERTAEDKPKRGIPTGGKAINPFTQQEVPIWIADYVLYEYGTGAVMGVPAHDARDFKFAREQNLEIKVVIVPEIGNQETLTKAYTEGGVLVNSGQFNGMNSADGKKAIIEYAQEQGFGSQKVQYRLRDWLISRQRYWGAPIPVIHCPECGMVPVPEADLPVELPEELEFTGRGGSPLAQLESWLNVPCPNCGTPAKRETDTMDTFIDSSWYFLRYTDAKNAQQIFDSSRVNDWMPVDQYVGGIEHAILHLLYSRFFTKVLRDRGLLNFDEPFQRLLTQGMVQGLTYMNPNKSGKDKWVPSHLVDANHPVDPQTREPLQRVYATMSKSKGNGVAPEDVISKYGVDTARMFILFKAPPEKDLEWDEADVEGQFRFLNRVWRLVNDYANMGVCGKKVDLEKLTKEEKDLRRTTHLAIKAITEDVEDEYQFNTAISELMKLSNALTDGKCHNSPIYAEGIKNLVIMLAPFAPHIADELWSSLGNKGSVHQQGWPSFDPGALIADEITLVIQIMGKTRGAIQVPSQIDKMALEKYARESEVAKRYIEGKEVKKVIVVPGKLVNFVLDQKE; from the coding sequence GTGGAGTCCAAAACATTATACGACCCAGCAGCAATTGAAGAAAAATGGCAACAGTTATGGTCAGAACTAGGTTTGGATAAAACACCTCAAGACAAAAACCAACCAAAATTCTACGCCCTTTCTATGTTCCCCTACCCTTCAGGTAGCTTGCATATGGGTCATGTGCGTAACTACACGATTACAGATGTGATCGCTCGCCTGAAAAGAATGCAAGGGTATCGTGTATTACATCCAATGGGTTGGGATGCCTTTGGATTGCCAGCAGAAAATGCAGCTATTGATAGGGGTGTTCCTCCAGCGAAGTGGACATACCAAAATATTGACCAGATGAGACAACAATTAAAACGTCTGGGTTTATCCTTAGACTGGGAAGCTGAAGTTGCTACTTGCTCATCCGATTATTATCGCTGGACACAATGGATTTTTCTGCAATTTTTAGCAGCTGGTTTAGCCTATCAAAAAGAGGCGGCTGTTAATTGGGATCCTATAGACCAAACTGTATTAGCTAATGAACAAGTAGATGCTGAAGGAAGATCTTGGCGTAGTGGTGCGATCGTAGAACGTAAGATGTTGCGTCAATGGTTTCTCAAAATTACAGCCTATGCGGAGGAACTATTAAATGATCTAGAACATTTACCCGGTTGGCCCGAACGGGTAAAGATAATGCAGGCCAACTGGATTGGCAAATCTACAGGTGCATATTTAGAATTTCCTATTGTGGGGTTAAGGGAAAAAATTGGTGTTTATACCACTCGTCCCGATACGGTTTATGGAGTGAGTTATATTGTATTAGCTCCCGAGCACCCCTTAACTAAAATGGTAACCAATGCGGAACAAAAAGCAGCGGTGGAAGCGTTTATTGCAGAAGTAAGTAGTCAAAGTGAGTTAGAAAGGACTGCAGAGGACAAACCTAAGCGGGGTATTCCTACTGGTGGGAAGGCTATCAACCCTTTCACCCAACAGGAAGTACCCATCTGGATTGCCGACTACGTACTTTATGAGTATGGGACTGGTGCGGTGATGGGTGTACCTGCTCATGATGCACGGGATTTCAAATTTGCCCGGGAGCAAAATTTAGAGATTAAGGTAGTAATTGTACCAGAAATTGGTAATCAGGAAACCCTAACTAAAGCCTATACAGAAGGGGGAGTTTTAGTTAACTCCGGTCAGTTTAATGGCATGAATTCAGCAGACGGCAAAAAGGCAATTATTGAATATGCTCAAGAGCAGGGTTTTGGTAGCCAGAAAGTTCAATATCGCCTACGAGATTGGTTAATTTCTCGTCAACGTTATTGGGGTGCGCCTATTCCAGTGATTCATTGTCCTGAATGTGGTATGGTTCCAGTACCAGAAGCGGATTTACCCGTAGAATTACCAGAAGAATTGGAATTTACCGGTCGTGGTGGATCGCCCTTAGCTCAGTTAGAAAGTTGGTTGAATGTACCCTGTCCTAATTGTGGTACTCCAGCCAAAAGAGAGACGGACACTATGGATACTTTTATCGATTCTTCTTGGTATTTCTTACGTTATACTGATGCCAAAAATGCCCAACAAATTTTTGATAGCAGTCGGGTAAATGATTGGATGCCAGTGGATCAATATGTGGGTGGTATTGAGCATGCCATTTTGCATTTGTTGTATTCTCGTTTCTTCACCAAGGTGTTAAGAGATAGGGGTTTATTGAATTTTGATGAACCATTTCAAAGGTTATTAACCCAGGGAATGGTACAGGGTTTAACATATATGAACCCCAACAAAAGTGGTAAAGACAAATGGGTTCCTTCCCATTTAGTTGATGCTAATCATCCTGTGGATCCTCAAACAAGGGAACCTTTACAACGTGTTTATGCAACCATGTCTAAATCAAAAGGTAATGGGGTAGCACCAGAAGACGTAATTTCTAAGTATGGTGTTGACACAGCGCGGATGTTTATTTTATTCAAAGCACCACCTGAGAAAGATTTGGAATGGGATGAAGCTGATGTTGAAGGACAATTTCGATTTTTAAATCGTGTTTGGAGATTGGTGAATGATTATGCCAATATGGGAGTCTGTGGAAAAAAAGTTGATTTAGAGAAATTGACAAAGGAAGAGAAAGATTTAAGAAGGACAACTCACTTAGCTATTAAAGCAATTACGGAAGATGTAGAAGACGAATATCAGTTTAACACAGCAATTTCAGAACTCATGAAATTGAGCAATGCTCTCACTGATGGAAAATGTCATAATTCACCAATTTATGCAGAAGGGATTAAAAATTTAGTGATTATGTTAGCTCCTTTTGCACCCCATATTGCTGATGAGTTATGGAGTTCACTGGGGAATAAGGGTTCAGTACATCAGCAAGGTTGGCCAAGTTTTGACCCAGGAGCTTTGATAGCTGATGAAATTACCCTAGTAATTCAAATTATGGGGAAAACCCGTGGTGCAATTCAAGTTCCTTCCCAAATAGATAAAATGGCCTTGGAAAAATATGCGCGGGAATCAGAGGTGGCAAAACGTTATATTGAGGGGAAAGAAGTCAAAAAGGTCATTGTTGTTCCCGGTAAGCTGGTGAATTTTGTCCTAGACCAGAAGGAATAG
- the gloB gene encoding hydroxyacylglutathione hydrolase has protein sequence MQIIQLSALSDNYIFLLYDSYHNIAAVVDPAQPEPVMEKLTELQCNLVAIFNTHHHHDHVGGNQKLIEKFPQVTIYAGIQDRGRIPGQQVFLQANDIVKFGDRQAIVLFIPGHTRAHIAYYFPPVTPGDTGELFCGDTLFAGGCGRLFEGTPAQMVESLTQLRALPDNTRVWCAHEYTWNNLRFALTVDSENQELQKRLTEVTALRQLQQPTVPSLLGTEKLTNPFLRWDQPSLQLAVNSSDPIQTFAKIRGMKDKY, from the coding sequence ATGCAAATCATTCAATTATCAGCACTGTCTGATAACTATATATTTCTCCTATACGATTCATATCATAATATTGCTGCTGTTGTCGATCCCGCTCAACCAGAACCGGTTATGGAAAAACTTACAGAATTACAATGCAATTTGGTCGCTATTTTTAATACCCATCATCATCATGACCATGTGGGAGGTAATCAGAAATTAATTGAAAAATTTCCCCAGGTGACCATATATGCTGGTATTCAAGACCGAGGAAGAATTCCTGGACAGCAGGTGTTCCTACAAGCAAATGATATTGTTAAATTTGGCGATCGCCAGGCAATAGTATTATTTATACCTGGTCATACTCGTGCTCATATTGCCTATTATTTCCCCCCTGTCACACCCGGTGACACAGGAGAGTTATTTTGTGGTGACACTCTTTTTGCTGGTGGTTGTGGTCGTCTATTTGAAGGTACACCAGCACAAATGGTGGAGTCTTTGACTCAACTGAGAGCTTTACCTGATAACACCCGGGTTTGGTGCGCCCATGAGTACACCTGGAATAACCTACGCTTTGCGCTAACAGTAGATAGTGAAAACCAAGAATTACAAAAACGTTTGACAGAAGTAACAGCTCTTCGTCAACTTCAGCAACCTACAGTTCCCTCTCTCCTGGGTACAGAAAAATTAACAAATCCCTTTTTACGTTGGGATCAACCCTCATTACAATTAGCTGTCAACAGTAGTGACCCCATACAAACCTTCGCTAAAATTCGGGGAATGAAAGATAAATACTAA
- a CDS encoding DUF29 domain-containing protein: MTIQTLYEKDFHLWIEQTINSLQNGDLTNLDRENLIEEIKSMGNSEKRETFSRLKILVLHLLKWKYQPQKRTSSWLNTIDEQREQLELILKDSPSLKPYLQTILSNCYQKAVRATVNETNLSHNTFPCECPFTPEQILDADYFPN; encoded by the coding sequence ATGACTATTCAAACCCTCTATGAAAAAGACTTTCATCTTTGGATAGAACAAACTATCAATTCCCTTCAAAATGGAGACCTAACCAACCTAGACCGAGAAAACTTAATCGAAGAAATCAAATCCATGGGGAATAGTGAAAAACGGGAAACGTTCAGTCGTTTGAAAATATTAGTCTTGCACCTATTAAAATGGAAATATCAGCCCCAAAAAAGAACTTCTAGCTGGTTGAATACTATTGATGAACAAAGAGAACAATTGGAATTAATTCTGAAAGATAGTCCCAGTTTAAAACCTTACTTGCAAACAATTTTGTCCAATTGTTATCAAAAAGCTGTTCGGGCCACTGTTAATGAAACTAATCTTTCCCATAACACTTTTCCCTGTGAATGTCCCTTTACCCCAGAACAAATCCTAGATGCTGACTATTTTCCCAATTAA
- a CDS encoding ABC1 kinase family protein gives MGHYQPAQLKQYNPEAIASYYRYRPWLALARLLRILFSFAVFIFSLQWDEWRNQVEQNRGKRATQLRKLLTNLGPTFIKVGQALSTRPDLIRKDFLEELVKLQDQLPPFDHDIALSIIETEINRSIDEIFTKLSPQPVAAASLGQVYRGTLVTGEEIAVKVQRPNLRPIITKDLYLMRWAATWLSPWLPLNLGHDLTLIVDEFGTKLFEEIDYMNEGRNAEKFAHNFRNNPQVKVPVIYWSYSSHRVLTLEWINGYKLTDTERIRQAGLNPEGMIQIGVTSGLQQLLEYGFFHADPHPGNLFAVDDGRMAYIDFGMMDQLEETTKETLVDALVHLVNKDYADLAEDFVSLGFLAPGTNISPIIPALEAVLGNAIGKNVGDFNFKTITDEFSELMYDYPFRVPAKFALIIRSLVTQEGIALSLNRNFKIVEVGYPYIARRLLTGESPALRRRLLNVLFKNGKFQWQRLENLISIARTDGEFDMVPTAKMGLQYLLSEEGKFLRRQLVLALTEDDRLHTDEVQRLWELVKDDLPPNRLLNVALNMLTEFSRESVAAILPRAGSFLSSVIAE, from the coding sequence GTGGGTCATTACCAACCTGCTCAATTAAAGCAGTACAATCCAGAAGCGATCGCAAGTTATTATCGTTACCGTCCCTGGTTAGCTTTAGCAAGACTGTTGAGAATCCTATTTTCTTTTGCGGTCTTTATATTCAGCCTTCAGTGGGATGAATGGCGAAATCAGGTTGAGCAAAATAGGGGAAAAAGAGCCACCCAGTTGCGAAAACTGTTAACCAACCTAGGTCCAACATTCATCAAAGTTGGTCAAGCTCTATCCACTCGACCAGACTTAATCCGTAAGGACTTTTTGGAGGAACTGGTAAAACTGCAAGACCAGTTACCACCGTTTGACCACGATATAGCCCTAAGTATTATAGAAACTGAGATCAATAGGTCCATTGATGAGATATTTACCAAACTATCACCCCAACCAGTAGCAGCAGCTAGTTTGGGTCAGGTATATAGGGGAACTTTAGTGACAGGTGAAGAAATCGCTGTAAAAGTACAACGCCCTAACCTGAGACCAATCATCACAAAAGACCTGTACTTAATGCGATGGGCAGCTACTTGGTTAAGTCCCTGGTTACCTCTCAATCTTGGTCATGACCTAACACTAATTGTGGATGAATTTGGCACCAAATTATTTGAAGAAATAGACTACATGAATGAAGGGCGTAATGCAGAGAAATTCGCCCACAATTTTCGCAACAACCCCCAGGTAAAAGTACCAGTTATTTACTGGAGTTATAGTAGTCATCGAGTTTTAACCCTGGAATGGATCAATGGTTATAAACTCACGGATACCGAAAGGATTCGTCAAGCTGGTTTAAATCCTGAAGGTATGATTCAAATTGGGGTTACTTCTGGTTTACAACAGCTATTAGAATATGGCTTTTTCCATGCGGATCCCCATCCGGGTAATTTGTTTGCGGTGGATGATGGTCGCATGGCTTACATTGACTTTGGCATGATGGATCAGTTGGAGGAAACTACTAAGGAAACTTTAGTGGATGCGCTGGTGCATCTTGTGAATAAGGATTACGCCGATCTAGCGGAAGATTTTGTCAGTTTGGGTTTTTTAGCCCCCGGGACAAATATTAGTCCTATTATTCCAGCGTTAGAAGCGGTTTTAGGGAATGCCATTGGTAAGAATGTTGGGGATTTTAACTTTAAAACTATCACCGATGAATTTTCGGAATTAATGTATGATTACCCCTTCCGAGTTCCTGCCAAATTTGCTTTGATTATTCGCTCCCTGGTAACCCAGGAAGGGATTGCGTTGAGTCTTAACCGCAATTTTAAAATTGTGGAGGTTGGCTATCCATACATAGCACGTCGTCTACTCACTGGTGAATCACCTGCGTTAAGAAGACGGTTATTGAACGTGCTATTTAAAAATGGTAAGTTCCAATGGCAAAGGTTGGAAAATTTGATTTCCATTGCTCGTACAGATGGGGAGTTTGATATGGTTCCCACGGCGAAAATGGGTTTACAGTATTTACTTTCTGAAGAGGGTAAATTCTTGCGTCGTCAATTGGTTTTAGCGTTGACTGAAGACGACCGTTTGCATACTGATGAGGTACAAAGATTATGGGAGTTAGTCAAAGATGATTTACCCCCCAATCGTTTACTCAACGTAGCTCTCAATATGTTGACCGAGTTCTCTCGGGAAAGTGTAGCAGCTATTTTACCCAGAGCAGGTTCTTTTCTTTCCTCTGTTATAGCTGAATAA
- a CDS encoding lysylphosphatidylglycerol synthase domain-containing protein produces MAKFSRWVVFGVTLLFLAKTLQDHWLEVNSLSLVTIKWKTLILATIVTLLAHTWAGWVWTWILKDLNQSVPTGLFIRVYLKTNVAKYLPGNVWHYYGRILTAKNTNIPTLVATLSVLLEPLLMATAALFNIILLPNQLFLTFRYIPQILQFISLCLLLSAMHPAVLNPGLDILYQIKSKVKFPGKTSPTVNSPIQPINNLILDHYPLLPLVGELIFVYLRGTGFILTISAVSNVDINQIPILMGAFSLAWVLGLVIPGAPGGIGVFEATAILVLDDVFPPAILISAIALYRLISILAETIGAAIGYLL; encoded by the coding sequence ATGGCGAAATTCTCGCGCTGGGTTGTTTTTGGAGTGACTTTGCTTTTTTTAGCCAAAACTCTCCAAGACCATTGGTTGGAAGTGAACTCTCTGAGTCTAGTTACAATTAAGTGGAAAACTTTGATTCTAGCCACCATAGTGACATTACTTGCACACACTTGGGCGGGGTGGGTATGGACATGGATTCTGAAAGATTTAAATCAGTCTGTACCTACTGGTCTATTTATCCGAGTGTATTTAAAAACTAATGTCGCTAAATATTTGCCTGGAAATGTTTGGCATTATTATGGAAGAATACTAACAGCTAAAAATACCAATATTCCCACACTGGTAGCCACCTTGAGTGTCCTGTTAGAACCCCTACTCATGGCTACAGCAGCTTTATTTAATATTATTTTACTCCCTAATCAATTATTTCTTACCTTTAGGTACATTCCTCAAATTCTACAATTCATCAGTTTGTGTCTACTGCTAAGTGCCATGCACCCAGCAGTCCTAAATCCTGGGCTGGATATACTATATCAGATAAAAAGCAAAGTTAAGTTCCCTGGAAAAACCTCCCCTACAGTAAATTCCCCGATTCAGCCCATTAATAATTTAATTCTTGACCACTATCCCCTATTACCTCTGGTGGGTGAACTCATATTTGTATACTTACGGGGAACAGGGTTTATTTTAACTATTTCTGCTGTTAGTAATGTGGATATCAACCAAATCCCCATATTAATGGGTGCTTTTAGTCTGGCCTGGGTTTTGGGTCTAGTCATCCCCGGTGCTCCAGGTGGTATAGGTGTATTTGAAGCCACTGCTATTCTGGTTCTAGACGATGTTTTCCCACCTGCTATCCTAATTAGCGCGATCGCACTGTATCGTCTTATCAGCATTTTAGCGGAAACTATTGGTGCTGCTATTGGCTACTTACTCTAG
- a CDS encoding FdhF/YdeP family oxidoreductase — MDDLTANSKSPSGGGIPVIQYWVEKTLTPQGPKLWQTLNHKSACLSCAWGTGGQKGGFVNESGEYLQRCAKSVEAIAAELQPGIKLEFFEQYTINELQQLTSQQCDKLGRLTYPLILRSGASHYQPISWSEVYQIARKSFSITPQRIASYSSGRSSNEAAYLLQLFMRSLGSNNLADCSDLCHAPSTVGLKQVFGSGTSMVSLESLKHSDCIVLVGSNAPANHPRLMNELIKLRDRGGKIIIINPQIEVGLVKFGSPAFPIKLLLTGGSDISTLYLQPIPGSDVALFVGLQKSLIEQNLIQNNYLQSHTKNWQEILDYAQHTSWEEITKTCGLSQEEISAAAYLIGKSKNVVFAWAMGITQHKNAVENIFSIANTALMTGNAGKIGAGTMPIRGHSNVQGFGSMGVTVNLREEVREALSQLLGKPLNNTPGYHTRDLITAAEKGRVDTLFCLGGNLYAANPDLQQAKKALSEIETIFYVGTKPNLGHFHGLAKVQTLILPVFNRFENPHQTTTESGNNFVRLNDAGRTHLSSRESDLISEVELITEIAHISHQEGPINWRKLQDPIYIRELIAKTIPGYQKIGQIDQTQEEFTIDGRVFSEPKFNTPDGKAQMFVTTLPQLSLPNKSYFGVPENHPGTVLILGTGRSYGQHNTVVYRDEDKYRNMPHRHCILMNAEDIAAAGFKENDRVTVKGNAGELNSIEVICGRIRQGVAFMFYPEANLLFKAEIDINSGTPAYKRVPVLVYGAYRS, encoded by the coding sequence ATGGATGATTTAACCGCAAATTCAAAATCTCCCTCCGGAGGAGGAATACCTGTAATTCAATACTGGGTAGAAAAAACCCTCACCCCCCAAGGACCTAAATTATGGCAAACCCTGAATCATAAAAGTGCCTGTTTATCCTGCGCCTGGGGAACTGGTGGACAAAAAGGCGGATTTGTTAATGAGTCGGGAGAATACTTACAACGTTGTGCTAAAAGTGTAGAGGCGATCGCTGCTGAATTGCAACCGGGAATCAAACTAGAATTTTTTGAGCAGTACACTATTAACGAATTACAACAACTTACTTCCCAACAATGCGACAAATTGGGTAGATTAACCTATCCACTTATTCTCAGATCTGGAGCATCCCACTATCAACCTATCAGCTGGTCAGAGGTTTATCAAATTGCTCGAAAATCTTTCAGTATCACACCACAGAGAATTGCCAGTTACAGCTCTGGGCGTTCTTCTAACGAAGCAGCTTACCTGTTGCAATTATTCATGCGATCGCTGGGGAGTAATAATTTAGCTGACTGTTCAGATTTGTGTCACGCTCCTTCAACCGTGGGGTTAAAGCAAGTTTTTGGTTCTGGCACTTCCATGGTCAGTTTAGAGAGCTTAAAACACAGTGACTGCATAGTTTTAGTTGGATCTAATGCGCCTGCTAATCATCCAAGATTAATGAACGAGTTAATCAAATTACGGGACAGGGGAGGTAAGATAATTATTATCAATCCCCAGATAGAAGTTGGCTTGGTCAAATTTGGTTCTCCTGCTTTTCCCATCAAATTACTACTCACTGGTGGTTCGGATATATCAACTTTATATTTACAGCCTATTCCTGGTAGTGATGTTGCCCTATTTGTTGGTTTGCAAAAATCCCTAATTGAGCAAAATTTAATTCAAAATAACTACCTACAATCTCACACAAAAAATTGGCAAGAAATCCTAGATTATGCCCAACACACATCTTGGGAAGAAATTACTAAAACCTGCGGATTATCTCAGGAAGAAATTAGTGCAGCAGCTTATTTAATTGGTAAATCAAAAAACGTAGTTTTTGCCTGGGCAATGGGTATAACCCAACATAAGAACGCAGTCGAGAACATATTCAGCATTGCAAATACTGCCTTGATGACAGGTAATGCTGGTAAAATCGGAGCGGGAACAATGCCCATTCGGGGCCATTCCAATGTTCAAGGATTTGGCTCTATGGGTGTAACTGTAAACTTGCGGGAAGAAGTTAGGGAAGCACTATCCCAATTGCTGGGAAAACCCCTCAATAATACCCCTGGCTATCATACCCGTGATTTAATCACAGCAGCAGAAAAAGGTCGGGTAGATACCCTGTTTTGTTTGGGAGGCAATTTATATGCAGCTAATCCAGATTTACAACAGGCTAAAAAGGCATTATCTGAAATAGAAACTATATTTTATGTGGGGACAAAACCCAATCTAGGACATTTTCATGGATTGGCAAAGGTTCAGACCCTAATCTTACCAGTTTTTAACAGATTTGAAAATCCCCACCAGACCACTACGGAATCGGGAAACAATTTTGTGCGATTAAATGATGCAGGTAGAACACATCTATCTTCCCGGGAGTCTGATTTAATTTCAGAAGTAGAGTTAATTACAGAAATTGCCCATATTTCCCATCAAGAAGGTCCAATCAATTGGCGTAAATTGCAAGATCCAATCTATATCAGAGAACTTATCGCCAAAACCATTCCCGGTTATCAAAAAATTGGGCAGATTGACCAAACTCAAGAAGAATTTACCATTGATGGGCGAGTCTTTTCAGAACCAAAATTTAATACTCCCGATGGTAAAGCACAAATGTTTGTCACAACCCTACCACAATTATCTTTACCAAATAAATCCTATTTTGGAGTTCCAGAAAATCATCCGGGAACTGTTTTAATACTGGGAACTGGACGCAGTTATGGTCAGCATAATACCGTGGTATATCGTGATGAAGATAAGTATAGAAATATGCCCCATCGCCATTGTATTTTGATGAATGCTGAGGATATTGCCGCAGCAGGATTCAAAGAAAATGATCGGGTCACAGTTAAAGGTAATGCGGGGGAACTAAATAGCATTGAAGTTATTTGTGGTAGAATTCGTCAAGGCGTGGCATTTATGTTTTATCCAGAGGCAAATCTGTTATTTAAAGCAGAAATTGATATAAATAGCGGTACACCTGCATATAAAAGAGTGCCTGTGCTAGTTTATGGTGCTTATCGCTCTTAA
- the folB gene encoding dihydroneopterin aldolase translates to MDCINLTGIRSYGYIGYLPEEKILGQWFEVDLKLWMDLSQAAVTDNIHHTVDYRSVIDLVQNLVKASSFDLLERLAGAIAHEILEYNDMISQVQVTVIKPTAPIPDFSGRISVQITKCKDEKGL, encoded by the coding sequence ATGGACTGTATTAATTTAACAGGTATTCGCAGTTATGGCTATATTGGGTACTTACCAGAAGAAAAGATTTTAGGACAATGGTTTGAGGTGGATTTAAAATTGTGGATGGATCTTTCCCAAGCTGCGGTTACTGATAATATACATCATACTGTGGACTACCGCAGTGTGATTGATTTGGTACAAAATTTGGTAAAAGCGTCTAGTTTTGATTTGTTGGAGCGTTTAGCGGGAGCTATTGCTCATGAGATTCTTGAGTACAATGATATGATTAGTCAGGTGCAAGTTACGGTTATTAAACCTACAGCACCTATTCCTGACTTTAGTGGTAGAATCAGCGTACAAATTACTAAGTGTAAGGACGAAAAAGGATTATAA
- the menD gene encoding 2-succinyl-5-enolpyruvyl-6-hydroxy-3-cyclohexene-1-carboxylic-acid synthase: MHLVFKNVNQLWSYVVVSTLKHLGLDFAVLCPGSRSTPLTLAFCQEGSDIEPIPILDERSGAFFALGRAKATRKPVVLVCTSGTAGANFYPAVIEAKESCVPLLLLTADRPPELRDCHSGQTIDQVKLYGNYPNWQTELATPLAEIQMLGYLRQTIIHAWKRCQFPRGGVVHLNIPFRDPLAPVADGTDFILDTEEFFRGIIPTPLPTVNYPLPLEWKKYERGIIIAGVAQPQDPEKYCQAISCLSRTLQWPVLAEGLSPVRNYADLCPYLISTYDLILRNPQLRQELTPQIIIQIGEMPTSKELRHWLVDVNAQRFVIDNSFENIDPLHGKTVHLKISVEDLDFGGVWHSMASLCSQQYLQQWCAMEAAVRKNIDDMFLKTEELTESKAAWLISQLLPENTPLFIANSMPVRDVEFFWKPNSLRIKPYFNRGANGIDGSLSTALGIVHQHHTSLGGVMLTGDLALLHDTNGFLLRNKFLGHLTIVLINNNGGGIFEMLPIANFDPPFEDFFATPQNINFADLCVTYGVDYELISSWHQLEERLRILPSQGIRVLEIPTNRKRDAQWRKQCLGKMSLL; this comes from the coding sequence ATGCACTTGGTTTTTAAAAATGTCAATCAGTTGTGGTCCTATGTGGTAGTCTCCACCCTAAAGCATTTGGGGTTAGATTTTGCTGTTTTATGTCCTGGTTCCCGTTCCACTCCCTTAACTTTGGCATTTTGTCAAGAAGGATCAGATATTGAACCTATACCAATTCTGGACGAACGTTCAGGGGCTTTTTTTGCCCTGGGAAGGGCGAAAGCTACGAGAAAACCCGTAGTGCTAGTGTGCACTTCTGGAACAGCGGGGGCAAATTTTTACCCTGCAGTAATCGAAGCCAAGGAAAGTTGTGTACCCCTGTTACTCCTAACTGCTGATAGACCACCAGAATTACGAGATTGTCATTCTGGACAAACTATTGACCAGGTCAAATTATATGGTAATTATCCCAATTGGCAAACGGAGTTAGCAACTCCCCTTGCTGAAATACAAATGTTAGGTTATTTGCGACAAACCATAATTCATGCTTGGAAACGTTGTCAGTTTCCTAGGGGAGGAGTTGTACACTTGAATATACCCTTTCGTGATCCTCTTGCACCAGTTGCTGATGGAACTGATTTTATATTGGACACAGAAGAATTTTTCAGGGGAATCATTCCCACCCCCTTACCAACTGTCAATTACCCATTACCCTTAGAATGGAAAAAATATGAACGGGGTATTATTATTGCAGGAGTAGCACAACCTCAAGACCCGGAAAAATATTGTCAGGCCATTTCTTGTCTTTCTCGAACCTTACAATGGCCAGTTCTCGCAGAAGGACTTTCTCCGGTGAGGAATTACGCGGATTTATGTCCTTATTTAATTTCCACATACGATCTGATTTTACGTAATCCACAACTGCGTCAGGAATTAACTCCACAAATAATAATTCAAATTGGGGAAATGCCCACTAGCAAAGAATTACGCCATTGGTTAGTGGATGTCAATGCTCAGCGTTTTGTCATTGATAATTCTTTTGAAAATATAGACCCCCTGCATGGAAAAACGGTACACCTGAAAATATCTGTAGAGGATTTAGACTTTGGGGGAGTGTGGCATAGCATGGCGAGTTTATGTTCACAACAGTATTTACAACAATGGTGTGCCATGGAAGCAGCAGTGAGAAAAAATATTGATGATATGTTTTTAAAAACTGAAGAGTTAACCGAAAGCAAAGCTGCTTGGTTGATTTCTCAGCTACTCCCAGAAAACACTCCATTATTTATTGCTAATAGTATGCCAGTACGGGATGTAGAATTCTTTTGGAAACCCAACAGTTTAAGAATCAAACCCTACTTTAATCGAGGTGCTAATGGTATTGACGGTAGTCTTTCCACCGCTTTGGGAATAGTCCATCAACATCACACAAGTCTTGGTGGTGTAATGCTCACAGGAGACCTAGCTCTATTACATGACACCAATGGTTTTTTGCTCAGAAATAAGTTCCTAGGACATTTGACCATCGTGTTAATCAATAATAATGGTGGTGGTATTTTTGAAATGTTGCCCATTGCCAATTTTGATCCGCCCTTTGAAGATTTTTTTGCCACCCCCCAAAATATTAACTTTGCCGATTTGTGTGTTACCTATGGTGTTGACTATGAACTAATTAGTTCTTGGCATCAGTTAGAAGAAAGATTGAGAATTTTGCCCAGTCAGGGAATTAGGGTTTTAGAAATTCCCACCAACAGAAAAAGGGATGCTCAATGGAGAAAGCAGTGTTTAGGAAAAATGTCCTTGCTTTAG